Proteins encoded by one window of Rutidosis leptorrhynchoides isolate AG116_Rl617_1_P2 chromosome 7, CSIRO_AGI_Rlap_v1, whole genome shotgun sequence:
- the LOC139857915 gene encoding uncharacterized protein: protein MSQEQGYVEAKLTMKNMLNVIPQLKASMTENQQKNFRGTCFGPWLDLSYTGNDPGLVHAMLQRKSERPIGIDEKYPADDEEIWFSFRPNFKIRFSRREFCLITGFKFSRRTDMAHYIPRSYDVETPPIRRRCFPNRKVNSNITITDIQKLLYDGADFVVSDDDVVRLAIILIVERAFMGKQGIHVVSKKYLWLVEDFAKLNDYPWGNRIWDATYPVVKDGFQARESQLEVGKGYTLVGFMWSFKIWILETYRRTIKSFAHKTDKNGVPRALFWKRSSAETFSVTDYLHLLNVMDDCPKNKRPFRTLHPTDVESGCQWWLKSCQYFDGTEVDEEVEEPVEDEPVNEEHGGGEQSQSQSQSQSQSQTQSNLSTDAKELYMSLVKRMDRQEKELQECRTQINDHERRISEQEKRISEQEQNQDEELLGRSFSDNENDKSAQRIRRGMRDRRPTRVLSSPFTTPGYRKPIEKLSDDVARKVKRLRVSEAEEVVNLDTEEQGVVEEEPHPIVEEDVVAPIVKKRKRSQKDWVNDEEIWSMVDRLVNDQGTLLPPPPNA from the exons ATGTCACAAGAACAG GGATATGTTGAGGCGAAGTTGACGATGAAGAATATGCTTAATGTTATACCTCAACTAAAGGCATCAATGACTGAGAATCAACAAAAAAATTTTAGGGGAACTTGTTTTGGTCCTTGGCTAGATCTTTCTTACACCGGCAATGATCCGGGCcttgtacatgcaatgctccaaAGAAAGAGTGAGCGACCGATAGGAATAGATGAAAAGTACCCTGCTGATGATGAGGAAATATGGTTTAGTTTCCGTCCGAATTTCAAAATTAGATTTAGTAGGCGGGAATTTTGTCTCATCACGGGGTTTAAGTTTAGTCGTCgcacggacatggcacattacattcCCAGAAGTTATGATGTAGAAACACCACCGATTAGACGGCGTTGTTTCCCAAATCGTAAAGTTAATTCAAACATTACAATTACCGATATCCAAAAGCTTTTATATGATGGTGCTGATTTTGTGGTTAGTGATGATGATGTCGTGCGACTAGCCATTATTTTGATTGTGGAGAGAGCGTTTATGGGTAAGCAAGGGATTCATGTGGTGAGCAAAAAATACCTATGGCTAGTCGAAGACTTTGCTAAATTGAATGACTACCCGTGGGGTAATCGTATTTGGGATGCCACTTACCCCGTAGTTAAAGATGGATTTCAAGCTCGGGAAAGTCAGTTAGAGGTGGGAAAGGGTTATACTTTGGTCGGTTTTATGTGGTCATTTAAG atttggattctcgagacATATCGACGAACAATTAAAAGTTTTGCCCATAAGACAGACAAAAATGGAGTACCGAGGGCCTTATTTTGGAAACGTTCATCGGCTGAGACTTTTTCAGTCACTGATTACCTGCATCTACTAAACGTTatg GATGATTGTCCGAAGAATAAACGACCTTTTCGTACTCTGCATCCCACTGATGTTGAGAGTGGATGTCAATGGTGGTTAAAAAGTTGCCAATACTTTGATGGGACGGAAGTGGATGAGGaagttgaagaacctgttgaagatGAACCTGTCAATGAGGAACATGGTGGTGGAGAACagtctcaatctcaatctcaatctcagtCTCAATCTCAGACTCAATCAAACTTATCTACTGATGCAAAGGAATTATACATGTCTTTGGTGAAACGGATGGATAGGCAAGAGAAGGAGCTGCAAGAGTGTAGAACGCAAATAAATGATCACGAGAGACGTATATCTGAACAAGAGAAACGAATATCAGAACAAGAGCAAAATCAAGATGAGGAGTTACTTGGTCGATCCTTCTCAGACAATGAAAACGACAAATCAGCTCAACGGATTAGACGTGGAATGAGAGATCGACGACCAACGCGTGTACTAAGCTCCCCTTTCACAACACCGGGATACAGAAAACCAATCGAGAAG CTGTCAGATGATGTTGCTCGCAAAGTGAAAAGGCTGAGGGTGTCTGAGGCTGAGGAGGTTGTTAATCTCGATACTGAAGAACAGGGTGTTGTTGAAGAAGAACCCCACCCTATTGTTGAAGAAGATGTTGTTGCTCCGATTGTGAAAAAGCGTAAACGGTCGCAAAAGGATTGGGTTAATGACGAGGAAATTTGGTCGATGGTAGACAGGCTAGTGAATGATCAAGGAACtctactaccaccaccacccaaTGCTTGA
- the LOC139857916 gene encoding uncharacterized protein: MPLGFLSSLAAFQSYYDDTQREEEKRKEAEKRGEVAITGENPPDYMYLIGLGDGSDELYPSWAYCDKILIPVHFYDAQHFILIVLNLEEQKILVYDSLPGHVDQEIVKLTKDLGDQLPVYLRAIDYFNQKQDSQIVDYLENKESIEFMTEAAPVVPVQGGSNGDCGVWVCIHMERVIFGWDEIPNIGDPKKAAEDYRVRMAKTFFHARFDTQEPPPKEKAKVGN, from the exons ATGCCATTGGGTTTCCTTTCTAGCCTTGCAGCGTTTCAGTCCTATTATGATGATACACAAAGGGAGGAAGAGAAACGGAAAGAAGCGGAGAAAAGAGGAGAAGTAGCAATCACAGGGGAGAATCCACCtgattatatgtatttgattggaTTAGGGGATGGTAGTGATGAGCTATATCCATCCTGGGCCTATTGTGATAAG ATTTTGATCCCCGTTCACTTTTACGATGCTCAACACTTTATTCTGATTGTGTTGAACTTGGAGGAACAGAAGATATTGGTGTACGATAGTTTGCCCGGTCATGTTGATCAAGAAATTGTCAAGCTCACCAAAGATCTGGGAGATCAATTGCCTGTATACTTAAGAGCAATTGATTACTTTAACCAAAAGCAAGACTCCCAGATTGTTGACTACTTGGAAAACAAGGAGAGCATCGAGTTCATGACCGAGGCAGCACCAGTCGTGCCGGTGCAAGGTGGAAGTAATGGGGACTGTGGTGTTTGGGTCTGCATCCATATGGAGAGGGTGATCTTTGGGTGGGATGAAATCCCAAACATTGGAGATCCTAAAAAGGCCGCAGAAGACTACAGAGTGAGAATGGCCAAGACCTTCTTTCATGCACGCTTTGATACCCAGGAACCCCCACCAAAAGAGAAAGCAAAAGTTGGTAACTGA